In Bacillus toyonensis BCT-7112, a single window of DNA contains:
- the ftsX gene encoding permease-like cell division protein FtsX, with the protein MKAKTLSRHLREGVKNLSRNGWMTFASVSAVTVTLLLVGVFLTAIMNMNHFATKVEQDVEIRVHIDPAAKEADQKKLEEDMSKVAKVDSIKYSSKEEELKRLIKSLGDSGKTFELFEQDNPLKNVFIVKAKEPTDTAQIAKKIEKMQFVSNVQYGKGQVEKLFDTVKTGRNIGIALIAGLLFTAMFLISNTIKITIYARSTEIEIMKLVGATNWFIRWPFLLEGLFLGVLGSIIPIGLILVTYNSLQSVFNEKLGGTIFELLPYSPFVFQLAGLLVLIGALIGMWGSVMSIRRFLKV; encoded by the coding sequence ATGAAGGCTAAAACCCTTAGTCGACATTTGCGAGAAGGTGTAAAAAATCTATCCCGTAACGGATGGATGACATTTGCTTCTGTAAGTGCAGTAACAGTTACATTATTACTTGTAGGTGTCTTTTTAACAGCGATTATGAATATGAACCATTTTGCTACAAAAGTAGAGCAAGATGTAGAAATTCGTGTACACATTGATCCAGCAGCAAAAGAAGCTGATCAAAAGAAATTAGAAGAAGATATGAGTAAGGTCGCGAAAGTAGATTCTATTAAATACTCTTCTAAAGAAGAAGAATTGAAACGTTTAATTAAAAGTTTAGGCGATAGTGGAAAAACGTTCGAGTTATTTGAGCAAGATAACCCACTGAAAAACGTATTTATTGTAAAAGCGAAAGAGCCAACTGATACAGCACAAATTGCGAAAAAGATTGAAAAAATGCAGTTTGTAAGTAACGTTCAATACGGTAAAGGTCAAGTTGAAAAATTATTTGATACTGTAAAAACAGGACGTAATATCGGGATTGCATTAATTGCAGGTCTTTTATTCACAGCGATGTTCTTAATCTCTAATACAATTAAAATTACAATTTATGCTCGTAGTACTGAGATTGAAATTATGAAACTTGTAGGTGCAACAAACTGGTTTATTCGTTGGCCGTTCTTGCTAGAAGGATTATTCCTAGGAGTATTAGGATCAATTATTCCAATTGGTCTAATTCTAGTTACGTATAATTCACTGCAAAGTGTGTTTAATGAAAAACTTGGCGGAACAATTTTCGAGCTTTTACCATACAGCCCATTCGTATTCCAATTAGCTGGTTTATTAGTGTTAATCGGTGCGTTAATCGGTATGTGGGGAAGTGTAATGTCAATTCGTCGCTTCTTAAAAGTATAA
- the ftsE gene encoding cell division ATP-binding protein FtsE produces MKAVAGLTVNIKQGEFVYVVGPSGAGKSTFIKMMYREEKPTTGSINVNGLTIESLAERDVPYFRRQLGVIFQDFKLLPKLTVYENVAFALEVIEEEPDAIRERVTEVLGLVGLDDRADALPSELSGGEQQRVAIARAIVNRPKVVIADEPTGNLDIETALDIMKIFTRINERGTTIVMATHNADIVNTIRHRVIAIEGGKIVRDEIEGGYGYEG; encoded by the coding sequence ATGAAAGCCGTTGCTGGTCTCACAGTTAACATTAAACAAGGTGAATTCGTATACGTAGTTGGACCGAGTGGAGCCGGAAAATCTACATTTATTAAAATGATGTATCGTGAAGAAAAGCCAACTACAGGATCTATTAATGTAAATGGACTTACTATCGAATCATTGGCAGAAAGAGATGTTCCATATTTCCGTCGTCAATTAGGCGTGATTTTCCAAGATTTTAAATTATTACCTAAATTAACGGTATATGAGAATGTTGCGTTTGCTTTAGAAGTAATTGAAGAAGAACCAGATGCGATTCGTGAGCGTGTTACTGAAGTGTTAGGACTAGTAGGTCTAGATGATCGTGCAGACGCACTTCCAAGTGAACTTTCAGGTGGAGAGCAGCAACGTGTGGCTATTGCAAGAGCGATTGTTAATAGACCAAAGGTTGTAATTGCCGATGAGCCAACTGGTAATTTAGATATTGAAACAGCTCTTGATATTATGAAGATCTTTACGCGCATTAATGAGCGTGGTACAACGATTGTTATGGCGACGCATAATGCAGATATCGTAAATACAATCCGTCATCGTGTAATCGCGATTGAAGGCGGAAAAATTGTTCGAGACGAGATTGAGGGAGGATACGGATATGAAGGCTAA